The following are encoded in a window of Astyanax mexicanus isolate ESR-SI-001 chromosome 6, AstMex3_surface, whole genome shotgun sequence genomic DNA:
- the LOC111193399 gene encoding uncharacterized protein LOC111193399 isoform X1: MDMRCFIIYTSVMMMAISLSLKTDDALVFQPAEIFVSSRSVKVGEMIRFKCSVFEESDSSDQMNMFLCRNGVGVMMRLLGRKGEYTFIIKNVSELDSGNYSCVYSLNRYNLEEVKSSGLNSIHVQVTDISSTTTTPAPPSTIRTKRRTSENVKTSRKTSVHAQVPGNASVFQTAEIFVSSRSVKVGEMIRFKCSVFEESDSSDQMNMFLCRNGVGVMMRLLGRKGEYTFIIKNVSELDSGNYSCVYSLNRYNLEEVKSSGLNSIHVQVTGMTEEKSDSQWWINLLRLFCSVGVLLFMCLIVVFDFYSTRPQRPVTLDSA, from the exons ATGGACATGCGGTGCTTTATAATAT atacttcaGTCATGATGATGGCAATATCACTGTCTTTAAAAACAG ATGACGCTCTCGTTTTCCAGCCGGCGGAAATTTTTGTAAGCTCCAGGTCTGTGAAAGTTGGGGAAATGATCCGGTTCAAGTGCTCCGTCTTTGAGGAGAGCGACTCCAGTGATCAGATGAACATGTTCCTGTGTAGAAATGGTGTTGGAGTGATGATGAGACTCCTGGGGAGGAAAGGAGAATACACCTTTATTATAAAGAACGTTTCAGAGCTGGACTCAGGAAACTACAGCTGTGTTTACTCCTTAAACAGATATAATCTAGAAGAGGTGAAATCTTCAGGACTGAACTCCATCCACGTTCAGGTTACTG ACATTTCATCAACGACGACCACACCAGCACCTCCATCCACGATAAGAACCAAGAGACGAACCTCAG AAAACGTGAAAACTTCCAGAAAAACCTCAGTCCATGCTCAAGTCCCAG GCAATGCTTCCGTTTTCCAGACGGCGGAAATTTTTGTAAGCTCCAGGTCTGTGAAAGTTGGGGAAATGATCCGGTTCAAGTGCTCCGTCTTTGAGGAGAGCGACTCCAGTGATCAGATGAACATGTTCCTGTGTAGAAATGGTGTTGGAGTGATGATGAGACTCCTGGGGAGGAAAGGAGAATACACCTTTATTATAAAGAACGTTTCAGAGCTGGACTCAGGAAACTACAGCTGTGTTTATTCCTTAAACAGATATAATCTAGAAGAGGTGAAATCTTCAGGACTGAACTCCATCCACGTTCAGGTTACTG GCATGACTGAAGAAAAATCAG ATTCTCAGTGGTGGATAAATTTGCTGAGATTGTTTTGCTCGGTTGGAGTTCTCTTATTTATGTGTCTGATAGTCGTTTTTGATTTTTACTCAACAAGACCTCAACGTCCTGTTACCCTGGATTCTGCATAG